In a single window of the Drosophila albomicans strain 15112-1751.03 chromosome 3, ASM965048v2, whole genome shotgun sequence genome:
- the LOC117571639 gene encoding beta-galactoside alpha-2,6-sialyltransferase 1 isoform X2, with product MLQTAKRGNRATLPAAATLISTLILAALIIQTQEQHQQATSPPPQPQPNAANKTQPVHEPNAEAQRVVVNNASVETRSANDTVQRLPRSVFHVRWNPNEKFIVESRESPAINSSKLAPPPRLKVSKNTKLTLSPKLYLCHDKYAEQCHNKTAAFRQRIVQVFERSMKENLNESNHYNVDYKPVFGDSFEEQYYPSTCLVMEAGVRVLRRKDEPFNKLPFGRLFPRQKLFRDAKNIKSCAIVSSAGSLSGSKLGRFIDTHDIVMRFNHAPTRGHEVDVGSKTTIRVVNSQVVTKPEFDFAHAPIFRNVTIAAWDPGRYNGTLEDWLTSADYDLFTNYEIYRRRYPKSRAFLIDPHSVWRLWQSLQMFAGNRVIRRNPPSSGFIGLALLLPHCPQVDFVEYVPSTRLNGRCHYYSKEMNSACTFGSWHPLAAEKLMALDMNVADDMSVFQFGILRIRRPDKLLCGFNFFGY from the exons atgttgcaaacagcaaaacggGGCAACCGGGCAACGTTGCCAGCGGCAGCAACGTTAATCAGCACTCTTATTCTCGCTGCATTAATAATTCAAACGCaagaacaacatcaacaagcaACGTCGCCGCCGCCTCAGCCACAACCGAATGCGGCGAATAAAACTCAGCCAGTTCACGAACCCAACGCTGAGGCGCAACGCGTTGTGGTGAATAACGCATCAGTCGAGACGCGCAGTG CAAATGATACAGTGCAACGTTTGCCTCGCAGCGTTTTCCATGTGCGCTGGAATCCCAATGAGAAATTCATTGTGGAGAGCCGCGAGAGTCCGGCGATTAACTCCTCGAAACTGGCGCCCCCTCCGCGTCTAAAGGTGTCGAAGAACACAAAGCTAACGCTTAGTCCAAAGCTGTATCTATGCCACGACAAGTATGCGGAGCAGTGTCACAATAAAACAGCTGCTTTCAGGCAGCGCATTGTGCAGGTCTTTGAGCGTTCGATGAAGGAGAATCTGAACGAATCCAATCATTACAATGTGGACTATAAGCCAGTGTTTGGCGACAGCTTTGAGGAGCAGTATTATCCCTCTACGTGTTTAGTTATGGAGGCGGGAGTTCGTGTGCTGCGACGCAAGGATGAGCCCTTTAATAAGCTGCCTTTTGGTCGCCTGTTTCCGCGTCAGAAACTCTTTCGCGATGCCAAGAACATCAAGAGCTGTGCAATTGTGTCAAGTGCTGGCTCACTGTCCGGCTCCAAGCTGGGGCGATTCATAG ATACGCACGACATCGTGATGAGATTCAATCACGCGCCAACCCGAGGACACGAGGTGGATGTTGGCAGCAAAACCACAATACGTGTTGTGAATTCCCAA GTGGTTACCAAGCCCGAGTTTGACTTTGCGCATGCGCCCATCTTTCGGAACGTGACCATCGCCGCCTGGGATCCTGGTCGTTACAATGGCACCCTCGAGGATTGGCTGACGAGTGCCGACTACGATCTGTTCACCAACTATGAGATCTATCGCCGTCGATATCCCAAATCACGCGCCTTCCTCATCGATCCGCACTCGGTGTGGCGTCTCTGGCAGAGTCTGCAAATGTTTGCCGGCAATCGCGTCATTCGTCGTAATCCGCCCAGTTCCGGGTTCATAG GCttggcgctgctgttgcctcatTGCCCCCAGGTGGACTTTGTCGAATATGTGCCCTCGACGCGACTCAACGGACGTTGTCACTACTACAGCAAAGAG ATGAACTCCGCCTGCACTTTTGGCTCGTGGCATCCCTTGGCAGCCGAGAAACTGATGGCGCTGGACATGAATGTGGCCGATGATATGTCCGTCTTCCAGTTTggcatattacgtatacgtcgaCCGGACAAGCTGCTCTGTGGCTTCAACTTTTTCGGCTACTGA
- the LOC117571639 gene encoding beta-galactoside alpha-2,6-sialyltransferase 1 isoform X1, with protein MLQTAKRGNRATLPAAATLISTLILAALIIQTQEQHQQATSPPPQPQPNAANKTQPVHEPNAEAQRVVVNNASVETRSVPANDTVQRLPRSVFHVRWNPNEKFIVESRESPAINSSKLAPPPRLKVSKNTKLTLSPKLYLCHDKYAEQCHNKTAAFRQRIVQVFERSMKENLNESNHYNVDYKPVFGDSFEEQYYPSTCLVMEAGVRVLRRKDEPFNKLPFGRLFPRQKLFRDAKNIKSCAIVSSAGSLSGSKLGRFIDTHDIVMRFNHAPTRGHEVDVGSKTTIRVVNSQVVTKPEFDFAHAPIFRNVTIAAWDPGRYNGTLEDWLTSADYDLFTNYEIYRRRYPKSRAFLIDPHSVWRLWQSLQMFAGNRVIRRNPPSSGFIGLALLLPHCPQVDFVEYVPSTRLNGRCHYYSKEMNSACTFGSWHPLAAEKLMALDMNVADDMSVFQFGILRIRRPDKLLCGFNFFGY; from the exons atgttgcaaacagcaaaacggGGCAACCGGGCAACGTTGCCAGCGGCAGCAACGTTAATCAGCACTCTTATTCTCGCTGCATTAATAATTCAAACGCaagaacaacatcaacaagcaACGTCGCCGCCGCCTCAGCCACAACCGAATGCGGCGAATAAAACTCAGCCAGTTCACGAACCCAACGCTGAGGCGCAACGCGTTGTGGTGAATAACGCATCAGTCGAGACGCGCAGTG TTCCAGCAAATGATACAGTGCAACGTTTGCCTCGCAGCGTTTTCCATGTGCGCTGGAATCCCAATGAGAAATTCATTGTGGAGAGCCGCGAGAGTCCGGCGATTAACTCCTCGAAACTGGCGCCCCCTCCGCGTCTAAAGGTGTCGAAGAACACAAAGCTAACGCTTAGTCCAAAGCTGTATCTATGCCACGACAAGTATGCGGAGCAGTGTCACAATAAAACAGCTGCTTTCAGGCAGCGCATTGTGCAGGTCTTTGAGCGTTCGATGAAGGAGAATCTGAACGAATCCAATCATTACAATGTGGACTATAAGCCAGTGTTTGGCGACAGCTTTGAGGAGCAGTATTATCCCTCTACGTGTTTAGTTATGGAGGCGGGAGTTCGTGTGCTGCGACGCAAGGATGAGCCCTTTAATAAGCTGCCTTTTGGTCGCCTGTTTCCGCGTCAGAAACTCTTTCGCGATGCCAAGAACATCAAGAGCTGTGCAATTGTGTCAAGTGCTGGCTCACTGTCCGGCTCCAAGCTGGGGCGATTCATAG ATACGCACGACATCGTGATGAGATTCAATCACGCGCCAACCCGAGGACACGAGGTGGATGTTGGCAGCAAAACCACAATACGTGTTGTGAATTCCCAA GTGGTTACCAAGCCCGAGTTTGACTTTGCGCATGCGCCCATCTTTCGGAACGTGACCATCGCCGCCTGGGATCCTGGTCGTTACAATGGCACCCTCGAGGATTGGCTGACGAGTGCCGACTACGATCTGTTCACCAACTATGAGATCTATCGCCGTCGATATCCCAAATCACGCGCCTTCCTCATCGATCCGCACTCGGTGTGGCGTCTCTGGCAGAGTCTGCAAATGTTTGCCGGCAATCGCGTCATTCGTCGTAATCCGCCCAGTTCCGGGTTCATAG GCttggcgctgctgttgcctcatTGCCCCCAGGTGGACTTTGTCGAATATGTGCCCTCGACGCGACTCAACGGACGTTGTCACTACTACAGCAAAGAG ATGAACTCCGCCTGCACTTTTGGCTCGTGGCATCCCTTGGCAGCCGAGAAACTGATGGCGCTGGACATGAATGTGGCCGATGATATGTCCGTCTTCCAGTTTggcatattacgtatacgtcgaCCGGACAAGCTGCTCTGTGGCTTCAACTTTTTCGGCTACTGA